One Halobacterium wangiae genomic window, CACCACGGATAGGCATTGCCACTCTACTGACGACGCCGAGCGAGCCGAACAGCCAGGAAATGGCGGCTACGTCCGCCCGAGGCCGCTTGCACGGACTGGCGGCTGTTGTGACTACGTCTGTCACAACCGAATTGAATCGAGGTACACGGTGTACAGCACTCGCTCGTAACTGGTAGCAACTGTCACCCGGTTGCTCACAAAAGGGATATACACGCGGGGGCGCAAGCGGTTACCGGCACGCAGCTCAGTACTGTGTCCCAACCACCTTACTACTGCGTGCCATCCCGTTCACTGGAGGCGCCCTGGAAAACCCACGACTGCCCAGTGGTAGCTCCGAACGGACCAGGAGAAATGACGGCTACGGACCGACTCGGGAGTCCCGCTCGTTCAGAGTTCCGCGTGCGCGAGTTGCGTCGGGAGCGCGTCCAGCACCGCCTCGACCTGTTCGTGGGACAGGTAGCTGAGCGTCCCGCTCTCCTGGTCGTAGTCGACCACGCCGTGGCTGGCGAGCTTCGGCAGGTGCGTGTGGCGTAACTGGATGGAAAGTTCGCTCCGTTCCATGGCGCCGCCGTCGGCCTGAATCGGCTCGGTGCTGTGCAGTTCGTCGACGAGGCTGTCGACCGTCGTCTCGTCGTCCGCCGTCTCACGCAATCGTCGGATGACTCTACGTCGCTGTCTGTCGGAGACGAGCCTGATGTGCGCGTCGAGGCGGTTGTCGGTCACGATACGTGTCTAGAACGGCCCAGGCTGTTTCAATGAGTGGCATTTTCACACTCGCGGGATTATTAATTAAGTGAGTCACAGGGCCGTCGATGCGGTAACGCCCCGCTCCCCACCGCTCGACTCCGGCCCCAGTAGGGCTCCCCTCCGCGGGACGACGTTCGGGAACGGCACTCCGGGAGGCACCGCGTTCGACTCCAGTGAC contains:
- a CDS encoding DUF7344 domain-containing protein; translated protein: MTDNRLDAHIRLVSDRQRRRVIRRLRETADDETTVDSLVDELHSTEPIQADGGAMERSELSIQLRHTHLPKLASHGVVDYDQESGTLSYLSHEQVEAVLDALPTQLAHAEL